aaaatttgccattttgcgtggtttgatCAATGatggaaattttaattgatttttacagTTTGATGGTGAAAATTAGTCGTAATAAACACTTCAAAATATTTGAAGTGGGTGACGTGTAATGGCTAATAGGcttctatgtttgactttcaGCCACCAACTCGTCTTATCAGATTTTGattgtttaaatgcctataaatttttctttttcaaactatatcttataaaatttgcatttaaagTTCTCATTatcactcatatatatttttacttcacacATAAGTTATATTTtgattgttaaaatatttatattataatggtgattcGATATGCTTGATATGCCCAAATACCCCAGACTCAACTGTCATTGTGACATTTGagccttgttttttttttaaaacagggCTTTTTCTGTAACTATGATCATTATCGTATatagtttatatgtaaatatgtgcataCTTTGCTTCTGTTCCGTGTttatcttcattttttacgaattaaaattaaaattatcataataatcaAAGATTATCTACTATTTGGAATGGCCCCATACAGATATGGCATACACGATGTTCTCATGActccgaaacattttttttattattttcttaattactaataaattgaaatttaataatttatttataaaatgttcatgagtttatattacatacattataaataaaatcgttaaatcgctctatttattttttactaattatgTGTTGTgtccaaaaccgattgtttaatttgtatcgtactttttttattcaattgattTGTTGGTGTATGATATTCATACACACTCTGAATTTACATACTTTTACGACGGTtattatttacatgtatgtatatctaccggatttttataattatccgAACGAATGATGGAGAGGtgtcaaaaaataatctgaaCTATTTGTTTTTGATTCGTTTTAAAATATCTTTATGGATATGGAAGTTTATTGtacagaaaatatacataatcttaTAAATTTCTCGAGAgcaattcaaaataaacaaattttaaaaaagccACTTCATCAGTTATCAGTTAACCTCATAAATTATCAGTAGGTACTGCGTAGGGTTCCCAATCGAATATTAGAAATATTTGgccgatttttatttattatgttatgTTATTTAAATCATTCATCTCTTATTCGAATACTATtagtaaatacgtatgtatttggcAAGACAGttgattttttaactttatctttgtacgtagcaaaaatagatgaagttttgtgttgATGCGAAAATTTGGCTTCaagatttttattgatttgaaCTCGTATTAAATTACTGATGAAGTTTTcgtgtttttgaaaaaaatatgtgtttgtTTTGAGCCCTAGTAGCGCGACTAAATCGCTAACTTATTCAATCATTCTGCGGTTTATCACTAAACCAacgaatacatatatgaaaaaattaaaatatcaatagtaATGAtgcgttttaaaattttaaccgtAAGATTTGATTACTTTatgattatgaaaaataaaatacatacatatataagtattaaatttgtacgTTAAATTTGTAGTGCTAAATTTGTATCAAcgtgagattttagtgacgtgcgcgagaacgctttttgcggaataatcactgaaccatacatatttatttatttatttaatttattatttataataacaataacaataaaatgaccagtgtgacctgacaggttgccccaaagcgttacactagttttacaaaacaaaagaaagaaagtaacaaaataaaaacaataaaaattccaatcattcatctcattaaaatagtctcgtgttgaatctcaagaacctaaccagctcatcaacatgacaattgaacaggtccaaatgctcatcaataacattaaggaaccggatagcctttacaagagacgagttattgaaagcagacgttttcgcaggaataggttggaaaagttaatgatgacgcaaagctctaccgcattcaggcgccgaaaatttaaattcaaataaaatcgaagggctgtcgattcttccctttagtactccaaagaaatatttggaaatgccAATAATttttctcgaagatagtgaatCAAAAATTTCTTAATTATTAACTGTATCTTgatttaatctaattttattttaaaattattaaatattcaaatgttttaacaacgatatacaaattttaaaatttaaattaagttcatttAATCATGGAATATCAATTATATCTTGGCATatcaataagaaataaataggggtaatattatgtgtatgtacatatatgtatatgtaaacgaacgaaataaatatttctatgGTTCTATAGGTATAACCCGTCGGAATATTATTTTGACTATACAGATTAAGAGTCTGATGATTCAAGGGAGTTCAGTAAACTATATACCTAGgacaaaatgacaaaaaaatttaaaattcttggATAATTAGGGGATATCACAAATTCTAagaattcaaattttcaaattcgaaaaatatcaaatagtgtcaaaatcaatatttcaatagaaattcATTCTTTTCGACTCACAGGCTACTGATTTATCGGTTGTCTTCCCGCcaaatatttaatcatttttcgGTTTATCAGTATACCGAAAGTGAAAACCctaatttgtacatacaaacatatgtacacattagtATGTGCTATAACACAAAGATAAGCCACATTATTTAAACGTTtctcttttaaattaaaatcagttCATCGAAATAGATATGGATGAAAGCAACAATACTCCCATCGTCCTCCGAGATGATATAATCGAAACCATTAATAGAATATCTAGGAATGAGACGATCGAAGATGCTACGTTGCACATTTCGGAAGCCACTGCCAAAGGAGATAACTATGTTGGGAAACTTTACCGTGTGAAGGCCATTGATAAACACGGAAAATCGATCAGTCTGATAGCGAAGTGTGCTCCTGGTGATAATgttatgagaaaaaaatttccGATTAGAGTCATATTCGAAAGGGAAATACTGACCTATTCCGAAATACTTCCGGCGATGGATGCTCTTcaggatgaatttaaaattcccAAGAAGGACAGGTTTTGTCATGCCGAATACTATGAAAGCATCAACGAAGTAGAGAAAGAGTGTCTTTTCTTTGGTGATTTGGCCGTGGAAGGATACAAAATGTACGACAGACAGAAATCTTTTGATAACCAACACTTGGAGCATGTGATGAAGACTCTGGCCCGACTACACGCTAACTCTTTCGTCATGAAGAAAACCAAGCCGGAGTTGTACGAAAAACTTTCCCAAAAGGTGTCGGAACCGTTGGATTTTGGAGAAGGCGGGACGATCTTGGAATTATCTAGGACAAAGTGTTGTACCGTGATCGAAAATGCCGAAATCCGAAAAAGAGTTGAAGACTCTGTGGAAAATCCACTTGAAAAATACCAAAGATTTGTAGACTACAAGAGAACGGCGCCTTATAACGTAATATGTCACGGCGACTGCTGGATCAACAATTTTCTGTTTAAATACGAAgtaagtaaataataatgtatacatatacggtgtactctcgattatccggactaatgCGAAAACTGAATATCACGGTGAATCCGaactattaatttttaatatcgttTCTATTGTTTGAATGAGATTATTGTTTGAGTAACAACAGAAACGATATCCGCATAACTAATGCATTGAAATCCCGGATTTGATTTCAAATCATTTGAATTGCAATCGGTTTTCCCGATTgaacattttcaaattattttaaattttcctttAATCTGtaattatagatacatatttcaCGTGCCTTGATATCTTCACAATCTGATAAATCTATTGAAACGGTAGGAAGAATATTTCTCCATGATATAACCAGTGTTGGTGCTTAAGATTTTGATATTCCACGTATAGAATGATCTTCCACAGCAAGATTTTTAATAAGATCACAACCTTGGTCAATTCGTTGAATTAGACTATTTAGCGGTAAAAGTTTAGCTATCATGACACcgttgtttgtttttaatatagtttCATTCAGATAAGAAGAagcattatttatgtattaacaatACTGCATTTATCTACTACCCATTTAGTTTTGAACCAACCTTCGAAGATCTCTCTTGCAATCTATGCTCCCTTTTAGTTATAATAATCAAtacgaagattttttttatttcagtcctATTAAGGTTGTTTGGCTTTTCTAAACCTGAATCtacataaatcattgtatgatgatattttcatattctttcgTTTGGAAGGATATACAAACAATACTCTCACAATCTCCTATGAACACCTACaaattctttttttgtttaactatatTTCGAACAGTTTAATATTCCATATTCAATGACGAACTTTAATGTGGACTCCCTATTTTCGAATCCTTCAATTAACGtaagttttgttttaaaatgaagACAATTTTCTAGTGCTTATTTCGTCGGTATACTGGCAGAAAACGTTAAGTAAAAAAATGGATGCTTTGAATTTGTTCACAAtttgttattaaattcaataatgatTTAGGTCACAAATTAGAGAGCTTCAAACTTcttgatttttgaaaaaatcgattACCGCAAAACAAGTATCTTTTACTTAAACCTTTAAGCCAATATTACGACAATTAGTTCCATATAAGTCCTAAATAATgcagtttaatttatttcaaacacaGATAATCAGCGACCCAGATAATCCGCACCCAGATAATCGAGATTAAACTGTAGTATGATGATTATATAGTACCTATAGATGCAATGGGGCCGCAGGCCGTATGCTGAATTAAGACACACCGTTAAATGGGCCTCCGATGTGTTCGAAATATAAACGCAatcgaataatattattttaatattaatttcaggATGATAAGATATTAGATATGAAGTTCGTCGACTGGCAAGTAATTCGTCTGGCATCGCCTATTACCGATATTGCTTACATGATGTTCTCGAGCACGGATGAACAAATGAGGTCTGATTGTTATGTGAGATCATTAGGTCAGTACTATGAAGCATTGGACAGAAACATCACCACGATGGGTTGCAAGATTGCCGAGTGCTATCCACGTGAAGTTTTCGAAGATCAGATCAAATCGACGATGCCCTTCGGACTGATAACTTCGATGATGCTACTTCCTATAACCCTATGCGAAAGAGATAACACGCCGAAAACAGATTTAACACTGGAGAACTACAATGAGGAAATGTTGGACAACTTATTGTCAAAATCTTGCAGGGATCGTATAAACGGAATCGCCAGAGACTTTGTGTCTTATGGTTTAATTTAAAAGTAGTTCATCattaagaatatataatataaaatcattcacatttaaatatatatatatatatatatatatatatatatatatatatatatatatatatatatatatatatatatatatatatatatatatatgtatttgtgtgtgtgtgtgtatgtgtggtgtatatttgtatatgcaaTAAATTCCactattttcattcaaattccATTTTATTACAGTATTACTGCAGTATTtaagacaaaaaataatttatcatacataattattaatcaaaagtaataaatgtaaatataaatcacTTCAGGCGCATTTCATGACGGAATATTTATAGCCTACATCAGTTTTATAACAAAGTTAATTAGTTAAAGTATGTAATTTAtggtaaataggtttttgaacatTAGGGAGTCGTCAAAAAGCGCGCAAACCAAAATAGCGCCGTGACAATATCGTGCACCGCatgtataaacaaaaatatatagttttaatagctcgcgatccagctgacctacttaacagactaacacagctggacagggaaagtaagaaagtaggattaaaaattaacgtagataaaactaaactaatgttcaatagttatcacatgcctgatagcatctcattagatgataaaccagtagaagtagtaaataattatttatatttaggtcaaataattgacatgtctggtagtaaacaTGAAgggataaagagacgtatgaaattaagatggagtgcatttagacgaatgaatgttgtttttaaatcataaatgccactctgtctgcagaaaaatatcttcgatcaatgcgttttgccagtgatgacgtatggatgtgaaacttggacattgaacgccaagatgctactgaaagtctaatgcactcaaaaaagGAAGACAGGAAGTGGAGCACGTGGGtgataagtatgacaagggtagtggatagagtaaagagattgaaatggcaatgggcgggccaagtggatagaagaatggacaaaacaagtgcttgaatggtacccgagagaaagcaaaagggtaaaaggaagaccacagggaagatgggtagacgaaattaggaaaatgtgtggggtgagatggatgagagttgcgcaaaacagagacgagtggaagcgtgttggagaggccttcaaccagcagtggatggtgaatggctgtggatgatgacgatgatgatatattaATGCTGCTGCTTCACTCAAATCAACCAGGAAGGTCGACTCTTCCTACAAATGCCATAGCTCCATGAGAGGCCATCCTATGCTATTAATCTTTTAGAACAGTCAATGACCAAAATTGTACGATTCCTTGCTCTAAAACGTAAATtcatgatgatgatatataatatgatgtGACAACATTATTTTCACGTATTTAAACCAAAATGTTTATGCAGTATATGTACTATCAATTTTCCGGACTAATGATGGAGATAATGACTAAGAATGGTTTATTTTTGGTTCgcttcaaaatattttacagaaaatatgcatgtacataatcTTATAAATTCTTCTAAGGCAATTCAAAACAAACGGATTTTAAAAACGTCACTTCATCAGTTATCAGTTAACTTCATAAGTTATCAGTAGGT
This Arctopsyche grandis isolate Sample6627 chromosome 7, ASM5162203v2, whole genome shotgun sequence DNA region includes the following protein-coding sequences:
- the LOC143914722 gene encoding uncharacterized protein LOC143914722, with protein sequence MDESNNTPIVLRDDIIETINRISRNETIEDATLHISEATAKGDNYVGKLYRVKAIDKHGKSISLIAKCAPGDNVMRKKFPIRVIFEREILTYSEILPAMDALQDEFKIPKKDRFCHAEYYESINEVEKECLFFGDLAVEGYKMYDRQKSFDNQHLEHVMKTLARLHANSFVMKKTKPELYEKLSQKVSEPLDFGEGGTILELSRTKCCTVIENAEIRKRVEDSVENPLEKYQRFVDYKRTAPYNVICHGDCWINNFLFKYEDDKILDMKFVDWQVIRLASPITDIAYMMFSSTDEQMRSDCYVRSLGQYYEALDRNITTMGCKIAECYPREVFEDQIKSTMPFGLITSMMLLPITLCERDNTPKTDLTLENYNEEMLDNLLSKSCRDRINGIARDFVSYGLI